A stretch of Besnoitia besnoiti strain Bb-Ger1 chromosome V, whole genome shotgun sequence DNA encodes these proteins:
- a CDS encoding hypothetical protein (encoded by transcript BESB_063300), which produces MEALLRREGKKKTRGDGSPHSVRRGDEVAAIACRPQDRRRFDALHALYQTGARALDADLLEEINAALEVNSGSYTVWMLRRRILSASPSLIDADELEFIRDWTKASLKNYQVWFHRRWVVEQCVSRMREEAAKAGRDAEKDVRVFCEEELEDLTDVLSKDAKNMSAWSHRVWLRSVCPRPVAADVAWGLRWIRADPFNNSAWMFRRLLASAQARGEGEADCGARKPEGDPTTQRPQAPAAAEREAEGDAADADGGAKSVSRRATETKTAELARRRRMRTWLDEVRFSLVCWRTTPGNEAALRYLLDAANQSLAALAEAQKAGVADKADAVHREPEADSRASCGGAPSAAQLEREEGDLSREELIGVLQRAAEHVLSRVTRGKPQRATSSSRASAASPASAASSAEASRDPPSASTEPTSRLSVPAEDSRVVLSGSPRGEEKGAMRFALELLLFCALEESNFLHAAQISDELARVDPIRKAYWAWRSDEYLRR; this is translated from the exons ATGGAGGCGTTGCTACGCCGCGagggaaaaaagaaaactcGAGGCGACGGCTCGCCGCACTCGGTgagacgaggcgacgaggtCGCAGCCATCGCGTGCAGGCCTCAAG ATCGGAGGCGCTTCGACGCGCTGCACGCACTGTACCAgaccggcgcgcgggcgctggatGCCGACCTCCTTGAGGAGATCAACGCGGCTCTCGAAGTCAACAGCGGCAGCTACACCGTGTGGatgctgcgccggcgcattctctcggcgtctccctcgctaATTGACGCAGACGAGCTCG AGTTCATCCGCGACTGGACGAAGGCGAGTCTGAAGAACTACCAAGTCTGGTTCCACAGGCGCTGGGTCGTTGAGCAGTGCGTGAGCCGCAtgcgagaggaggccgcgaaagcaggccgcgacgccgaaaaagacgtccgcgtcttctgcgaggAAGAGCTCGAGGACCTGACGGATGTGCTGTCGAAGGACGCGAAAAACATGTCGGCTTGGTCTCATCG CGTTTGGCTGCGGAGCGTCTGTCCGCGgccggtcgccgcggacGTCGCCTGGGGCTTGCGCTGGATTCGCGCAGACCCCTTCAACAACTCGGCGTGGATGttccggcgcctcctcgcgagcgcacaggcgcgcggcgagggggaggcagactgcggcgcgcgaaaacCCGAGGGCGACCcaacgacgcagaggccgcaggccccagctgcagcagagcgtgaggcggagggcgacgccgcggacgccgatgGAGGCGCGAAAAGCGTCTCACGAAGGGCGACAGAGACAAAGACCGCAGAGctggcgcgccgacgccgcatGCGGACGTGGTTAGACGAGGTTCG ATTTTCGCTCGTCTGCTGGCGCACCACGCCAGGAAACGAGGCCGCGCTTCGCTACCTCCTCGACGCTGCAAACCAGTCGTTGGCAGcactcgcggaggcgcagaaggccggCGTTGCGGACAAGGCTGACGCAGTGCATCGTGAACCCGAAGCCGATTCGCGGGCCTCATGCGGCGGAGCGCCCTCGGCTGCGCAACTCGAAAGGGAAGAGGGCGACCTCTCGCGCGAAGAGCTCATTGGAGTCCtgcagcgagccgcagagcaTGTACTCAGCCGCGTGACCCGTGGAAAGCCGCAAAGAGCCACGTcatcctcgcgcgcgtccgcggcttcgccggcctccgctgcgtcgtctgctgaGGCGTCTCGCGACCCTCCCTCAGCGTCCACCGAGCCGACATCGCGTCTTTCGGTGCCAGCAGAAGACTCACGCGTTGTGCTCTCGGGGTCCCCCAggggcgaagagaaaggcgcgatgcgcttcgcgctcgagttgcttctcttctgcgccttggAGGAGAGTAACTTCCTTCACGCCGCGCAG ATCTCTGATGaactcgcgcgcgtggacCCAATTCGCAAAGCCTACTGGGCGTGGCGAAGCGACGAGTACCTTCGCCGCTAG